A section of the Ornithinimicrobium sufpigmenti genome encodes:
- a CDS encoding serine hydrolase domain-containing protein: MSKTLQQILDEQVARHPVPGVAVGMVHDGEVTYAFHGVTNVENPLEVDERTLFQFGSTGKTYTATAMLILVEQGLVDLEAPVRDYLPEFTVADEEASAAVRVKHLLNHTAGWSGDYLGTPERGDRALEDFVEHMAELKQDFPVGEGMSYNNAALSVAGRVIEVVTGKTFDQAMAELVLAPLGMDDTFFFAEDVITRRFAVGHLKDEETGEFSVARPWAMPRGGGPAGGMSAPITDQITWMKFHLGDGTAADGTRILPQETLERMKVPTVETPGSTLGDAVGISWLIQDVDGTQVVGHGGTTIGQESALDLVPSRGFGIAVLTNASGGGDLHRAVVRAAITEYLGLQWPTLAATDRPAEALRQYEGVYRNISIVCTVTTTDDGLQIDSVPTQDFLDMVGAPAEAFEGPPTPIKMVGEDGDMFVVVEDGESGHRGSFQRGADGQVAAMHFGGRLTQRDPA, encoded by the coding sequence ATGAGCAAGACCCTGCAGCAGATCCTCGACGAGCAGGTCGCCCGCCACCCCGTGCCCGGCGTGGCGGTCGGCATGGTGCACGACGGTGAGGTGACCTACGCCTTCCACGGCGTGACGAACGTCGAGAACCCCCTCGAGGTGGACGAGAGGACGCTCTTCCAGTTCGGCTCCACCGGCAAGACCTACACCGCCACGGCGATGCTGATCCTGGTCGAGCAGGGCCTGGTGGACCTCGAGGCACCGGTCCGTGACTACCTGCCCGAGTTCACCGTCGCCGACGAGGAGGCGTCGGCCGCGGTGCGGGTCAAGCACCTGCTCAACCACACGGCCGGCTGGTCCGGTGACTACCTCGGCACCCCGGAGCGCGGCGACCGCGCCCTGGAGGACTTCGTCGAGCACATGGCCGAGCTCAAGCAGGACTTCCCGGTCGGCGAGGGCATGAGCTACAACAACGCCGCCCTGTCCGTCGCCGGTCGGGTGATCGAGGTGGTGACCGGCAAGACCTTCGACCAGGCGATGGCCGAGCTGGTCCTGGCGCCGCTGGGCATGGACGACACCTTCTTCTTCGCCGAGGACGTCATCACCCGTCGGTTCGCCGTCGGCCACCTCAAGGACGAGGAGACCGGGGAGTTCTCCGTCGCCCGGCCCTGGGCGATGCCCCGGGGTGGTGGACCGGCCGGCGGCATGTCGGCGCCCATCACCGACCAGATCACCTGGATGAAGTTCCACCTCGGCGACGGCACTGCGGCCGACGGCACCCGCATCCTGCCGCAGGAGACCCTAGAGCGGATGAAGGTCCCCACCGTCGAGACCCCCGGGAGCACGCTCGGCGACGCGGTCGGCATCAGCTGGCTGATCCAGGACGTCGACGGCACCCAGGTCGTCGGCCACGGCGGCACCACGATCGGCCAGGAGTCGGCCCTGGACCTGGTGCCCAGCCGCGGCTTCGGCATCGCCGTGCTCACCAACGCCTCCGGCGGCGGTGACCTGCACCGGGCCGTCGTGCGCGCCGCGATCACGGAGTACCTGGGCCTGCAGTGGCCCACGCTCGCGGCCACCGACCGGCCGGCCGAGGCGCTGCGGCAGTACGAGGGCGTCTACCGCAACATCTCCATCGTCTGCACCGTCACCACCACCGACGACGGTCTGCAGATCGACAGTGTCCCGACGCAGGACTTCCTGGACATGGTCGGCGCCCCGGCGGAGGCCTTCGAGGGTCCGCCCACCCCCATCAAGATGGTGGGTGAGGACGGCGACATGTTCGTGGTCGTGGAGGACGGCGAGTCCGGCCACCGCGGCTCCTTCCAGCGGGGCGCGGACGGCCAGGTGGCGGCCATGCACTTCGGCGGACGGCTCACCCAGCGTGACCCTGCGTGA
- a CDS encoding ABC transporter ATP-binding protein: MTTLEFVDVTVRYGRGPTAMTAVEGVSLAVPRGSVVGLVGESGSGKSTLGRAAVGLAPASGGQVLLGGRPVPTRGRRRPVQMIFQDPSGALDPRMSIGASIAEAIRERTDRRARVAELLEQVHLEPSVASRLPGSLSGGQRQRVAVARALAARPEVIIADEITSALDVSVQGAVLNLVKEVCGDLGLSMLFISHNLSVVRYVSDVIAVMYMGRIVESAPTEQLMSDPQHPYTQMLLGSTLSVGDTLLEESSAPEPVRFAEPADPHHVPAGCSFHPRCPVGPLVLDRPVCLTDDPVDGADGRRHRAACHFARPVGIPDLVRDLTTSLSPVPGSAPPSERNR; the protein is encoded by the coding sequence ATGACGACGCTCGAGTTCGTGGACGTCACCGTCCGCTACGGCCGCGGCCCGACGGCCATGACCGCCGTCGAGGGGGTCAGCCTGGCGGTCCCCCGGGGCAGCGTGGTCGGGCTGGTCGGCGAGAGCGGCTCCGGCAAGTCCACCCTGGGCCGGGCCGCGGTCGGGCTCGCGCCGGCGAGCGGCGGGCAGGTGCTGCTCGGGGGTCGGCCGGTGCCCACCCGGGGGCGGCGGCGGCCGGTGCAGATGATCTTCCAGGACCCCTCCGGCGCGCTGGACCCGCGGATGAGCATCGGCGCCAGCATCGCCGAGGCGATTCGGGAGCGGACCGACCGCCGGGCTCGCGTCGCCGAGCTGCTCGAGCAGGTGCACCTCGAGCCGTCGGTCGCCTCACGGCTGCCGGGGAGCCTCTCCGGCGGCCAGCGGCAGCGGGTCGCCGTCGCCCGCGCCCTGGCGGCGCGGCCCGAGGTGATCATCGCCGACGAGATCACCAGCGCCCTGGACGTCTCGGTGCAGGGTGCGGTGCTGAACCTGGTCAAGGAGGTCTGCGGCGACCTCGGCCTGTCCATGCTCTTCATCTCGCACAACCTGTCTGTCGTCCGCTACGTGAGCGATGTCATCGCGGTGATGTACATGGGCCGGATCGTGGAGTCCGCCCCCACTGAGCAGCTGATGAGCGACCCCCAGCACCCGTACACCCAGATGCTGCTGGGCTCCACGCTCTCGGTCGGCGACACCCTCCTGGAGGAGTCGTCGGCGCCGGAACCCGTCCGGTTCGCCGAGCCCGCCGACCCGCACCACGTGCCGGCGGGGTGCAGCTTCCACCCGCGGTGCCCCGTCGGGCCCCTCGTCCTGGACCGCCCGGTGTGCCTCACCGACGACCCGGTCGACGGCGCGGACGGCCGTCGCCACCGGGCCGCCTGCCACTTCGCCCGGCCGGTCGGCATACCCGACCTCGTGCGCGACCTCACGACCTCACTCTCCCCCGTACCGGGGTCCGCCCCGCCCTCCGAAAGGAACCGATGA